ATTTCTCTTTTAAAAAGGAGAAATGCCGAACACTTGGCTTACGCTCTGACTCCGAAGCAAGTGAGGCGGATTTTTAAAGAAAGGCACTGGTCGCGCGTGGTCGGGTTTCATACAAGAAATGTGATTCATAGAAGTCATGAGCATATACAGCTTGCCGCAATGAAGCAGGAAAACTGCGACGGGCTGTTTGTGCATCCGGTGGTCGGTAAGAAAAAGCCTGGCGATTACAACGCACGCTACATAATCAAGAGTTATGAAAGGATGCTCGGCGGCTTATATCCTGAAAATAAAGTTGTACTCGCAGCTTTCAATACCTATTCAAGATATGCCGGGCCAAGAGAGGCGTTATTTACCGCCATTTGCCGCCAGAATTTCGGCTGCAGTCATTTTGTGGTCGGACGAGACCATACCGGAGTCGGAAATTTTTATCCTCCGACGGCCTCGCACGACATATTTGACAAGTTTCCCGACCTGGGCATTAAAGCCGTGAAATTTGACGAAGTGTTTTATTCCAAAAAACTGGGTGCTTATGTGCGCGGCGAGGACAGCCCGAATCATGCTCCCGAGGACAAACTTTCCATCAGCGGCACCCAGGCGCGAAAAATGTTTGAGCGCGGTGTGGCGCCTCCGGAGTGGTTTATGCGCCCGGAAGTGTCCGGAATAATTATTGACGCCTTAAAACGCGGCGAAAAAGTGTTTGTGGAATAAATAAGGATGAACAAATCTAACCGCGTCTAAATAATTCGCGCATTAAAGCCCCGCCCATACTCTTCATTCTTTTTATTTCCCTGATAATCTCCGTTCTCGCTTTTCTTTTTAAATGCCCTTCCGGGAGAAGGGTAATATGTTTATAACTTTTGTAGACCTCGTCCAGTTTTAAAGGAGAAAAACGTTTTAGCGCCTGTAGCCGTTCTATATCTGCAAAAATGGTTTCTTTTGGAATTTTTGCTGTCGGGTTATTATAGTACGCGTCAAAAATCGGAAGTAATTCGTCCCAAAATGGATGCGGAGCGAGAGTTACTTCCGTATCCTCGTTTCCGCGCGGACCGTAATGGGCGCTAACAAAGTGTCCGTCGCGCCATTTTTGCGCTCTCTTTGGATGTGAATCAGGAAAAGTTACTTTCCACCACTCGTTTAAATGCGGTCTCATAGCCAGATTGAGAAATGAAGACAGAGCTTCAATTGTGTCGTTATTTCTGCTAATGATGTCTTCCATTCGCGCGCGCAGCACTTTGTCCAGCAGGAAGCTTTTAATGAAGAAAGTCGTATAATCAATGGCGGCGCAAACCACGTTATTATCGGTAAAATATTGTGTTATAGTGCTGTTTTTGGCCAACCAGGTTCTTATGTCGCGGATTGTAAAAATTACAGGGTGGGGATTAAGAATGTCCATGGGGCAAGCGTTCATTTCGAATTCCGGCGCGTCAGAGCCCACGACCTTAAAAGGATATCCTTTTTCGGCTAAAAATTTTTGCAAGCGTATAAAAAAATCCTCCGGTATTGCTCCGTAGGAAAAAAGATTTCTGGCATCAGGGTAAGAAGAAATAAATCGCCCTCCGTATTTATCAAGCGAGTGTCTGCCGATTCTTGTTTCATACAGAATAAAAACATCCGGGTGGGCATTAAGCATTTGCACGATGACCGAGGTGCCGGTTTTGGCCGCGCCCACGACAAAAATAATGTTTTTATTCTCCATTTGGACAGTCTAATATAAAATGATGCTGAAAATCAAATACGCTTTCTTTGTCTAGATTTTTTGCGGGTTTTGTTGTATTGTAGATTTTAAATATGACTATGGGAGTGAACAAAATTGTTCGGATAATTACGCTCGCGAAATCAGCTTTCGGGCAATATAAATGGCAAATTGCTCTTTTAGCGGGGCTTAGTTTTTTGAGCGGCGTTCTGGATGTGGTGGGAATCAACGCTATTATTCCCATTTTTTCCGTGATTCAGGGCGGGGGCGCGACCGACATTATTTCAAAAACGACAAAAAGTTTTTTCTTATTTTTCGGCGTTCCTTTCACGGTCAGATATCTTATGATTTTTATGGCCTTGATGTTTTCGGCAAAGGCCGCGTTTCTTTTCGCGTCCAAATATATAAATTTGAAGATAGCCGCGGACTACGAAAAAAACACCAGAAATGAATTGTTTAGGGCAATGGTTGAAAGCAACTGGCCCCATCTCGCGAGGCAAAAGGCCGGACACCTTAGTCAGGTTTTGATTATGAATGTAGAGAGAGGCTCGTCTCTTCTTATTCATCTCGGGGGATCCGCTCTCATTGTCACGAATTTTTTGGTCTACGGTTTTCTGGCGCTAAATGTGTCTTTTCTTATAGCAATGCTCGCTTTTGCTTTCGGAGGAATAATCCTTCTGGTTTTTAAACCGCTTTATTACAGAACTAAGATGGCCTCTGAAGAGATGGTCCGAAAATACAAAGATTTGGCCCATTACACCGATGAAACCGTTTTGGGAATGAAAGCCGTAAAGTCGGCTCGGGTCGAAGAACCGGTTTTAAAATTGTCCTCTAAATATTTTAGCGCGATGAGAAAGCTTTATTTGCGCATCGGATTTCTTAGAAGCATTACGGATGTTCTTCTCCAGCCAATTGCCGCTTTTTTCATTTTGGGAATTCTTGCCGTTTTTTACAAAACAGGAACATTGCATTTTGTTTCTTTTGCCGTAATTATTTACGCGATTAACCGGGTTTTTTCCAATGTTCAGGCGGCTCAAACCGAAATACATGTTTTGAATTCAGACGCGCCGCATGTTTTGAGCATTTTGGCGTTTAAGGAAGAGGCGAAACTTAATAAGGAAAAAGAAACGGGAACAAAATCGTTTCAATTCGGCAAATCAATTGAATTTCGAAATGTCGGTTTTTCTTACGATGGCGATAGCCGGACTCTGTCGGACATAAATTTTTCCGTCGCCAAAGGCGAAATGCTGGGAATTATCGGTCCGTCGGGCGCTGGAAAATCAACTCTCGTGGATTTGTTTTTGCGGCTTCAAATTCCTCAAAAAGGCGCCATTTTGGCCGACGGAGAAAACATAAAAGACATTAAGCTCGGGGATTGGAGGGCAAACATCGCTTATGTTTCCCAGGAGGCGTTTTTAATGAATGACACTATTTATGAAAATATCAGATTTTACAATGAAGGACTGAACAAGGAAGACATAATTGACGCGGCAAAACTCGCGAACATTTACGATTTTATTCAGGCATTGCCTGACGGATTTGAAACGGTGGTCGGTGAACGCGGTATGCGGCTTTCCGGCGGAGAACGTCAGCGCGTAGTTCTTGCCCGGGCGCTTGTCAGGAAGCCGCAAATTTTGATTTTGGATGAAGCAACGAGTTCGCTTGACAACGAATCAGAGCTCTTAATTCAAAGAGCGGTTGAAAAGCTGAGGGGCAAAATGACCATTATCGTCATAGCGCATCGTTTGAGTACCGTTGAAAATTCCGATAAACTGGTTGTGCTTGAAAATGGCAGGGTCTCCGAGGCCGGAGCTCCAACCGAACTTTTAAGAGATAAACATTCCTATTTTTTTAAAGTTTATAATTTAAGAAAATAAACATGCCCAGTACAATTACACCGATTGTGTTCTTCTACACTTATGTTCTGCGTAGCGATAAAGATGGCGATAATTACATAGGTTACAGCCACGATCTAAAAAAGAGATCAGAAGAACACAAAAAAGGCCTTGTTCCTGCCACTAAACACAGAAGGCCATTGAAGTTAATATATTATGAAGCATGTTTAAACAAAGAGGACGCTCAACAAAGAGAAAGATATTTAAAAACCACAAGGGGTCGAAGGTGGTTTGGCATGAGATTGCGAAATTATAAATCGGTGTAATTGTACTGCAAAACCTGTTTGCCCGGAATTATTTTTCACGAGCACTATGATGCCTGGGACGGCAAGCCCGCGCCGGCTTTGGCTTCGGCCGAATTTGAGCCGCCGTCTTACGAACTTATCAGTAAGTTCCATAAGACGGAGTCATTAGTCTTAACAATGATGAATAAACGTTTTGACTGGATGGGGACGGATGAACGAAGACATCTTTACTACACAATGCTTTCATACTGGAACGGAGTGGTTAAAAAATTTAATCCGGATGCCGTGATTTTCAGTACTGCTCCGCACACCGTGTATGATTATATTCTTTACGAAATCGCGCGCTCGGAAAACATTAAAACAGTTATGTTTTGGAATATGTCTCCGATAGACGGCCGGCTGTTTTTCTATGAAGATTTTCGCGAGGGGAGCGGGCTTTTAAGTAAAATTACGCGAAAAAACATGAGTTACAATTTTTCGGTTTCTGATTTAAGCGAGGAAACGAGGAAATTTTATGAAACCGGAACATTAATCGGCGTTGACGCCCTCCCGCTCTATTTAAAAGAAGACCATGAACGCTTCGCTTTTTTAAACAGGATGATTCTAAAGACGAAAGCGATTTTAGCGACTATTAAGCGGGGAGAATTTGTTGAACAGACGGCGCGGCGCGCGGCCAATTTTTTTAAAGAAAATATCCGGGACGAACACATTCGGGCGCAGTTTATTCCCGATTACTCCCAAAAATTCGTTTATGTCCCTCTGCATTATCAGCCCGAATGCACAACTTCCCCCTTGGGAGACATATTTGTTGACCAAATTCTGATGATTAAAATTCTTTCAGCGTCTCTTCCCGTCGGATGGAAAATTTACGCAAAAGAACATCCTTTTCAATGGTATCAGCGCGGGCTAAATTTCGCGGGCTCGCGTTACCGCGGCTACTACGATAAAATATCCGGCATTAAAAATGTTCGTCTGGTGCCCCTGGAAACTGACAATTATGAACTGATAAATCGCGCTCAAGCCGTGGCAACCGTCGGCGGCACCGCCGGCATTGAGGCGCTTTTACGCCAAAAACCCGTTATAGTTTTTGGTTATCCCTGGTATCGCTCTTGTCCCCATGTTTTCAAAGCGGACGGCGTGGAATCTTGCAGCAAGGCTCTTCAAAAAATCGCGGACGGATTTTCCGTGAATAATCAATCGATAATAAATTTTTTAAAAAACCTTGACGAAAGCACGATTCGCGGGTATGTTGACGAATATGGTCAGAGGTTTGTAAGGTTGAGCGCGGAAGAAAACTCGGCAAACATATCGCGCGCGATTTTGGAAATAATAACGGAAAAATAATCTATGTCGTTTGAATGCTTAAAAGATAAAGCTATTTTAATAACCGGAGGCACCGGTTCTTTCGGCCGGAGTTTTGTCCGTCATTTGCTGGGCTCTAAAGCAAAAAAGATTGTTGTTTTTTCAAGGGACGAGCTGAAGCAATCCGAGATGCAGAGCGAAATGAAAGACGAGCGTCTGCGGTTTTTTATAGGCGATATTCGCGATTTGTCCCGCCTTCAAAGGGCTTTTCGGGATGTTGATGTCGTGGTGCATGCCGCGGCTCTTAAACAGGTGCCGGCAATGGAATACAATCCGTTTGAGGCGGTGCAAACCAATATAATCGGAAGCCAAAATGTTATTGAAGCCGCGATTGACCAAGGTGTCCGAAAAGTTTTACTTATATCAACCGACAAAGCCGCGGAGCCGATAAATCTTTACGGCGCCACTAAGCTCTGCGCGGAAAAATTGTTTATAAGCGGAAATTCTTACGCTCCGGGGAAAACCATTCTTAGCGCGGTGAGATACGGGAATGTTATCGGCAGTCGCGGGAGCGTTATTGACGTTCTTAAAAGAAGTCGGGATGTCAAGCGCGTTTACATCACGGATCCGGCTATGACTCGTTTTTGGATTACCTTAAATCAAAGTTTTAAACTTGTGGATTTCGCGCTTGAAAATATGACCGGAGGAGAAATTTTTATACCGAAACTTTCAAGCATGAAACTTTCGGACTTGTTTGATGTTTTGGCGCCGGGAGCCGAGCGGGAAATAATCGGTCCTCGCGCCGGAGAAAAAATTCATGAAGTACTGCTTACCAGCGAAGAGTCCTATAGGGCGTTGGAAATGGAAGATATGTATGTGGTGCTCCCTCTGTTTCCTTATGAGGCGGATATTCATTCCAAATATCATGAATCTGGACGGAAACCCGAGTCGGGATTTCGCTTCGCCAGCCACACGAATAAAAATTGGCTTACTAAAGAGGATTTTAAAAAAATACTTAACGACGAATTATGACCCAGTACAATTAAATCGAATGCTAAATTTAGTTTCTTGGGTGGTATAAATATGTATTATTATAAAATTATATTTAAGCAAATTAGTCGGGAGTTTGCTTGCGAATTTAGCAAGAAACTTTCGATTTAATTGTACTGGGATGATTCCTTATAGCCGTCAGTCTGTTGACGCGAACGATATCAAAGCGGTTGTCGGGGTCTTGTCGTCTGATTTTATTACGCAAGGGCCGACGGTGTCTAAATTTGAAAAATCGCTCGCGCTTTATTGCGGTGTTGAGTACGCAGTCGCAGTTTCAAACGGAACGGCTGCTTTGCATCTGGCGTATCTCGCCGCCGGATTAAAGAAGGGGGACGAGGCAATTACGACCCCGAACACTTTTGCCGCGACCTCAAATATGCTTCTTGTCGTCGGCGCGAGGCCCGTTTTTGCCGATATCCGTCTTGATACGCGTAATCTTGACGAGACAAAAATTGAAAAGCTGATTACCCCGAAAACAAAAGTGATTGTGCCCGTGCATTTCGCGGGATTGCCTTGCGATATGAAAACAATTTCATCAATCGCCAAAAAACGCCGTTTATTGGTTATTGAAGACGCTTGCCATGCTTTAGGCGCCAGGTATCGCGATTCCAAAATAGGCGATTGTAAGTACTCGGACATGGCCGTATTCAGCTTTCATCCGGTAAAAACGATAACAACCGGCGAAGGCGGAGCGGTATTAACCAATAAAAAATCATATTACGATAAACTCTTGCGTTTGAGAAGTCACGGCATTCACAAAGACAAAATCGGAAAAAATGTCATGACGGCTCTCGGATACAACTACAGGATGACCGATATTCAGGCCGCTTTGGGCTTGTCCCAACTTTCTAAAGTTGATTCTTTTGTCAGGCGGCGCAATCAAGTCGCGAGATATTATGAGGAGGAATTAAAAAATTCCAAAGATGTTTTGTTGCCCGTAAGCTTTCCCGGATATTATTCAGCGGGGCATATTTATGTAATAAGGGTTTCCAACCGGAAGAATCGCGATGAGCTCGCGTCTTTTTTAAAAAAGAACGGCATCGGCGCGAACTTCCATTATCCGGCCGTTTATTCCCACCCGTATTACAGGCGCAACGGTTATAAAAATATCCGCCTTGCTCAAACGGAAAAATACCATAATTCTTGCATCACTCTTCCGTGTTACCCCGGTCTTTCCAAATCAATTGTTCGTGAAATCGCGGGGCTTATTAATAAATTTTTCATAAAAAATGAAAATACACGCGTTGACTCCGTCTGATTGCGGCCGGTGGGATGATTTTTGTCTGGAGTCAGACGATGCGTGGTTTTGGCACACTTTCGGATGGCTCAAATACACTCTTGATTATAAACCGGAATATAAACCGCGTTCGCTTTCTTTTTTTATGGAAGAGGGAGGTCGGATTATTGCGATCTCGCCTTTGATTCTCGAAGAACGCGGGAGCGTAAAAGAATTTTCTTACGGCGGAGGCTGGGGTCCAATACCGGCGTTAGCCAATGATTTAACCAAAAACGAACGGGAAAAAATTACCAAAGCTGTTTTTGAAGAAATCGACAGGAAAGCTAAAGAAGAAGGGGTCAAATTGGCAAAATTTCGTTTCTCAACGCTTAATAAATCATTTATTGAAACGGGGGAGCAGAAATTCAATCACTTAATGAAGTTCGGATATTTCGGCGAAATGCTCAACACCCAAGTTATTGATCTCTCGCGCTCTTTGGATGTTCTGCGCGGCGCTTTGCGTCACGGCCATGATTCCGATATTTCCCGCGCCGAAAAATCACTAAAGGCCGAAGTGTATGATTCCGAAACCATAACGGGGCCGGTATTTGAAGAATATGTAAAATTGCATCACAAGGCCTCGGGGCGTTCTACTCGTCCGCGTTCAACTTTTGATATGATGCATAAATGGATCGAGAACAAAAACGCATTTCTGGTCGGGGTAAAAAAAGACGGCAAATTCGCCGGTTTCTCTTATTTTTTCAGTTTTAAAAACAATGTTTATTACGGTTCGTCCTGCAATGACCCGGATGTCGAAAAAATGCCCATAGGGCATCTAATTCAGTGGACGGCTATTCGCTGGATGCGCGAAAAAAATTTTGGATTTTACGAAATAGGCTGGCAGCAGTACGGAAACACTCTTTTTGATTTTCCTTCCGAAAAAGAAATAGATATCGCGCGGTTCAAGCGCGGTTTTGGCGGAGAAACTTACCCGCTTTTTATAGGCGAAAAGTATTATGATAAGGATTATTTCCTGACGATTTATAAGCAAAGGATTGGCGATTACTCCGGATTTTTAGCGAAAACACACCATGAAGAACAACCGATTCAATGAACAAAATATAAAACCGGAAAGCAAAGATTTTCAGGAAGCCCTCGCGTCTGATATCGCGGTTTTGGCCGCCTCCAAAAGTAAATTTATAAAAGTATCGTGTCCCGCTTGCGGAAAAGACGATGCCGGATCCGCCTTTGAAAAATACGGTTTCAATTTTGATGTTTGTCGTAAATGCGGCACGGCATATATGAATCCCAGGGCTACGCCCAAAATTTTGCGGGATTTTTATGAACACTCGCTGGTTTATGAGTGTTGGAATAAATTTATTTTTCCCGCGTCCGAAAAAATGCGCAGAGAAAACATTGTTAAACCGCGGGTGCGGCGAATTTTGGAAATATGCGACAAATTTGACGTTCCGACTGATTGTTTGGTTGAAGTTGGGGCTGGTTTCGGCACGTTTTGTAAAGAAGCAAAAGCCACAGGCAGATTTTCTAAAATTATCGCGATTGAGCCAATGCCTGCGCTTGCGCAATCATGCCGCAAGCGGGGCATAGAGACCATCAACGATTTTATTGAAAACATTAAGTTTCTCAATACGCCTCCGGACATAATCGTTTCTTTTGAGGTGATTGAGCATCTTTTTTCGGCCGAGGAATTTTTAAAAACTTGCAGAGGCCTTATGAATCCGGGGTCTATTATTGCGGTAACCTGCCCTAATTTTAAGGGGTTTGACATTTCTACGCTCGGGATTATGTCGGAAAGCATTGACCATGAGCATATCAATCTTTTTAACCCGGATTCGCTTAAAATTCTTTTTAAGCGCGCCGGTTTTGAGGCGCTGGAATGCTTCACGCCTGGAGAATTGGATGCCGAAATTGTCAGAAATAAGGTTCTTGCCGGAAAGTTCAGTGTGTCTGACCGACTTTTTTTGAAGACGATACTGATTGATAGATGGAATGAATTGGGCGCCGGATTCCAGAAATTTCTGAAAGAGAATAACCTCTCGTCCCATACATGGTTCGTAGCGAGAAAGCCTTATGATCGGAAATAAAAAAGTCTGCATACTTGACTACGGTTCCGGAAATGTCGGCTCTGTCTTTAATATGTTTCAGACCTTGATTGACACGGCTGTTATCTCAAATAAATCGGAGGATATTGTCGGCGCCACTCATATCGTGCTTCCGGGAGTTGGCGCGTTCGGCGCTTCAATGGACAAAATTAAAAAAACAATTACGCTGGATGTCTTGAAGCGCGAGATTTTTGAAAACAAAAAACCATTTTTAGGCATTTGTGTGGGCATGCAAGTTTTGGCCGATAAGGGTTTTGAATTCGGAGAATATGACGGTCTCGGTTGGATTCCGGGGGAGGTGAGAAAAATAAATTCGGGCAAACTCCCTCTGCCGCATATCGGCTGGAACAGCGTTGTTGCGCTGAAAAAAAATCCGCTTTTGGACGGGTTAAGTGAAAGTCAAGATTTTTATTTTGTTCACAGCTTCGTTTTTGATGAAAAAGACGCGGAAAGTGTTGCCGCTAAAACAGAATACGGAGAGAAGTTTAATTCCATAATAGCCAAAGGCAATATTTTTGGAGTCCAATTTCATCCTGAAAAGAGCCAGAAAGCCGGCTCAATTTTATTAAAAAATTTTCTCTCTATAACACAATGAAGAAGCGGCGTCTGATTCCGGTTTTACTCCTTAAAAACGGATGGCTTGTTCAGAGCAAGGGCTTCCAATTTTATCAAAATCTCGGAAATCCCGTAACTTCCGCAAAGCGTCTTTCGGAATGGGCGTCCGATGAGCTTATTTATCTTGATATTTCGCGTGATGAAGTGTATGATTTAAGGCGGGACGATTTGGGGCATGAAAACCGCCGCTCTTTTCTGGAAATAATTCAGGATGTTTCAAAGGTGACCTTTATGCCAATGACCGTGGGGGGGCGGATAAGGACGCTTGCCGACATTGAGCGCCGCCTTTCTTTGGGGGCTGATAAGATATCCATAAATACGGCCGCACTTCTGAATCAAAATTTTATAACCGAGGCGGCGCGTGAATTTGGCTCTCAATCTGTGGTTGTGTCGGTTGACTTTAAAAAAATAGGCGATAAGTTTGTTGTTATGTCCGAAGGAGGAACAAAGGAAACGGATTATTCTCCGCTAGAGTGGGCGAAGATCGCACAAAGCGCGGGCGCGGGGGAAATACTTTTAAATTCAATTGACCGAGACGGCGCGCGCACGGGATATGAAATTGATGTCATCGCCGAAGTTTCAGAAAATGTGAAAATACCCGTTATTGCCTGCGGCGGCGCGGGCGAATGGGCGCATTTTGCCGAAATTCTTGAAAAAACCAAGGCAGACGCGGTGGCAGCCGCAAATATTTTCCAATATACCGACCAGAGCGTTTATCAAGCGAAAAAATATCTATATGAACGCGGTTATAATG
The genomic region above belongs to Candidatus Niyogibacteria bacterium and contains:
- a CDS encoding ABC transporter ATP-binding protein gives rise to the protein MTMGVNKIVRIITLAKSAFGQYKWQIALLAGLSFLSGVLDVVGINAIIPIFSVIQGGGATDIISKTTKSFFLFFGVPFTVRYLMIFMALMFSAKAAFLFASKYINLKIAADYEKNTRNELFRAMVESNWPHLARQKAGHLSQVLIMNVERGSSLLIHLGGSALIVTNFLVYGFLALNVSFLIAMLAFAFGGIILLVFKPLYYRTKMASEEMVRKYKDLAHYTDETVLGMKAVKSARVEEPVLKLSSKYFSAMRKLYLRIGFLRSITDVLLQPIAAFFILGILAVFYKTGTLHFVSFAVIIYAINRVFSNVQAAQTEIHVLNSDAPHVLSILAFKEEAKLNKEKETGTKSFQFGKSIEFRNVGFSYDGDSRTLSDINFSVAKGEMLGIIGPSGAGKSTLVDLFLRLQIPQKGAILADGENIKDIKLGDWRANIAYVSQEAFLMNDTIYENIRFYNEGLNKEDIIDAAKLANIYDFIQALPDGFETVVGERGMRLSGGERQRVVLARALVRKPQILILDEATSSLDNESELLIQRAVEKLRGKMTIIVIAHRLSTVENSDKLVVLENGRVSEAGAPTELLRDKHSYFFKVYNLRK
- a CDS encoding GIY-YIG nuclease family protein; this encodes MPSTITPIVFFYTYVLRSDKDGDNYIGYSHDLKKRSEEHKKGLVPATKHRRPLKLIYYEACLNKEDAQQRERYLKTTRGRRWFGMRLRNYKSV
- the pseB gene encoding UDP-N-acetylglucosamine 4,6-dehydratase (inverting) translates to MSFECLKDKAILITGGTGSFGRSFVRHLLGSKAKKIVVFSRDELKQSEMQSEMKDERLRFFIGDIRDLSRLQRAFRDVDVVVHAAALKQVPAMEYNPFEAVQTNIIGSQNVIEAAIDQGVRKVLLISTDKAAEPINLYGATKLCAEKLFISGNSYAPGKTILSAVRYGNVIGSRGSVIDVLKRSRDVKRVYITDPAMTRFWITLNQSFKLVDFALENMTGGEIFIPKLSSMKLSDLFDVLAPGAEREIIGPRAGEKIHEVLLTSEESYRALEMEDMYVVLPLFPYEADIHSKYHESGRKPESGFRFASHTNKNWLTKEDFKKILNDEL
- the pseC gene encoding UDP-4-amino-4,6-dideoxy-N-acetyl-beta-L-altrosamine transaminase, encoding MIPYSRQSVDANDIKAVVGVLSSDFITQGPTVSKFEKSLALYCGVEYAVAVSNGTAALHLAYLAAGLKKGDEAITTPNTFAATSNMLLVVGARPVFADIRLDTRNLDETKIEKLITPKTKVIVPVHFAGLPCDMKTISSIAKKRRLLVIEDACHALGARYRDSKIGDCKYSDMAVFSFHPVKTITTGEGGAVLTNKKSYYDKLLRLRSHGIHKDKIGKNVMTALGYNYRMTDIQAALGLSQLSKVDSFVRRRNQVARYYEEELKNSKDVLLPVSFPGYYSAGHIYVIRVSNRKNRDELASFLKKNGIGANFHYPAVYSHPYYRRNGYKNIRLAQTEKYHNSCITLPCYPGLSKSIVREIAGLINKFFIKNENTRVDSV
- a CDS encoding GNAT family N-acetyltransferase, whose protein sequence is MKIHALTPSDCGRWDDFCLESDDAWFWHTFGWLKYTLDYKPEYKPRSLSFFMEEGGRIIAISPLILEERGSVKEFSYGGGWGPIPALANDLTKNEREKITKAVFEEIDRKAKEEGVKLAKFRFSTLNKSFIETGEQKFNHLMKFGYFGEMLNTQVIDLSRSLDVLRGALRHGHDSDISRAEKSLKAEVYDSETITGPVFEEYVKLHHKASGRSTRPRSTFDMMHKWIENKNAFLVGVKKDGKFAGFSYFFSFKNNVYYGSSCNDPDVEKMPIGHLIQWTAIRWMREKNFGFYEIGWQQYGNTLFDFPSEKEIDIARFKRGFGGETYPLFIGEKYYDKDYFLTIYKQRIGDYSGFLAKTHHEEQPIQ
- a CDS encoding class I SAM-dependent methyltransferase; this translates as MKNNRFNEQNIKPESKDFQEALASDIAVLAASKSKFIKVSCPACGKDDAGSAFEKYGFNFDVCRKCGTAYMNPRATPKILRDFYEHSLVYECWNKFIFPASEKMRRENIVKPRVRRILEICDKFDVPTDCLVEVGAGFGTFCKEAKATGRFSKIIAIEPMPALAQSCRKRGIETINDFIENIKFLNTPPDIIVSFEVIEHLFSAEEFLKTCRGLMNPGSIIAVTCPNFKGFDISTLGIMSESIDHEHINLFNPDSLKILFKRAGFEALECFTPGELDAEIVRNKVLAGKFSVSDRLFLKTILIDRWNELGAGFQKFLKENNLSSHTWFVARKPYDRK
- the hisH gene encoding imidazole glycerol phosphate synthase subunit HisH, with amino-acid sequence MGNKKVCILDYGSGNVGSVFNMFQTLIDTAVISNKSEDIVGATHIVLPGVGAFGASMDKIKKTITLDVLKREIFENKKPFLGICVGMQVLADKGFEFGEYDGLGWIPGEVRKINSGKLPLPHIGWNSVVALKKNPLLDGLSESQDFYFVHSFVFDEKDAESVAAKTEYGEKFNSIIAKGNIFGVQFHPEKSQKAGSILLKNFLSITQ
- the hisF gene encoding imidazole glycerol phosphate synthase subunit HisF, with product MKKRRLIPVLLLKNGWLVQSKGFQFYQNLGNPVTSAKRLSEWASDELIYLDISRDEVYDLRRDDLGHENRRSFLEIIQDVSKVTFMPMTVGGRIRTLADIERRLSLGADKISINTAALLNQNFITEAAREFGSQSVVVSVDFKKIGDKFVVMSEGGTKETDYSPLEWAKIAQSAGAGEILLNSIDRDGARTGYEIDVIAEVSENVKIPVIACGGAGEWAHFAEILEKTKADAVAAANIFQYTDQSVYQAKKYLYERGYNVRPPDLLTV